The genomic interval TGAATTATATCCATCACATGTGCTGTCCAAGGGCAAACAAAACATTTGGCTCTTTGCAATACACATCTCATTTTGCTTAAACTACATTACTCTGGATTCCTTGAGGCAATGGAAGAATGTTAGAATCCCCTTTATAGCACATGTGTAAGGTATTCCATGGAAAGTATTTTTCCAAGAAGGCAAAACACCTAAATTGAATTAAACGTTGGCTGAcaaactcccatcatctccaaaCAGCGTAGTCAGTTGTCAGTGATATTAATGGTTGtactccagcaacatctgggggtCAAAGGACTAGAGAGTCCAGCAACCTGTTTTCTACAGTGGCCTAGCTGTGTGTTTCTATGAAGCTTACAAGCATATTATGGAATCAACAAGCCTCTCATTCTCTGTCTTATCATGGATAATAGTGGCAGATAGGTTCATTCTGTCTGAATTTGTCTGATCACATCTAAACAACAAACCATAATTGCATTCATACAGTACTTCAGAGTAGTCATACATAGGATTCCCCAGTCTTCTGGAGAGATGTTTTTAAAGGGCCTCTACCctcattttagaatcatagaatcatagagttggaagagaccgaagggtcatccagtccaaccccctgccattcaagaaatctaaatcaaagcatccccgacagatggccatccagcctctgtttaaagacctctaaggaaggagactccactacactccgaggcagtATGTTCTTGTATAGAGTAATGCCTCACCTTCTCAAATGAAACAGAGTGGATGCTGTCTCTTTATTTTAGGGGAGAAAAATGCattctacataaattcaaaaaCACTGGCTTCAAATATTCTGGAAGTGATGCATGACATAGGGAAGGGGTTCCAGAGTCTAGCTTAAGGTAAGTTATTTTCCTCCTTATTCCCATTTGGTTTCTCACCTGCCTGCCTTGGTGATGATCATCTCTGTGCCAATGCCACTGAAACGTTTCCAAAGCTCACCATTCTCCAGGTTCATCCGTATTCCAGGGGGTAGACGTGGTGTTGGTGGGGGAACAGATGGGAGAGCCTGGCCTGACCCATAAGGATGGGCTGGACCTGGTGGCAGAAGGCGGCCTGGAGGTTCCAGGGCAGGGAAGAAACTATCCAGCTTGGGGGTAGCATCAAGGTCTAAGGGCAAGAGAATAAATCAGAGAAATGAGTGAGTGGCATTGAGAATTATTGACTGAGCTGTAAggggtgggggaaggagaggGCCACAGACAACACCGAGGAGCATCGTCTAGGAATTTGTCACCCTCCTGCTGTTTTCTGCCTGttttctcttcctccatcctATTCGCCTGACCAGTTGGTCTTGGGTGCTAAAAATCCAACTGGTGGGGGTAGGGGTGGTTGAGGGAAGCAAGCAATGGAATTTATGTGAATTCTaaatttctttccccccttttgctaTACAATTCCTGGCCTCCCACAGGCCTGTAGAAACCAGCAACTGCTTTCTCTCCTCTGGGTACCCCTGTATTCACATCCATCCTTTTTGTATGCTCTGATTTAGCCCCCTGTGAACTTTCCTCTTACTTTTTcaaatgtgcatttcatttttctccaaATGCAAGTGATCCCTGGCTTCCTTCCAGCCCATCCTCCAACCCTCTGAGAATTCAGCAGTCCTAGTTCCCAGTCCTAGCCTCTTCTTCCTAGCTTCCTAACAATCCTAAGAACTGGAATTTGTAATCCACCCCCTTACTTTAATCAAGCAGACACCATTCCTATCCTCCTCCACTTCCAAATCACTTAGAAGTCTTGCATGATATTCCATCCTGTAAAGGGATTTTGATGATCTCTCCATCCCTCTTGTACACATCAATATAACCATTCCTATTCTAGAAAATCTCAGGAGTTATAGTTCTGAACCTTCTTGCTTTCAATAGCATAGAAATTTTAGACCTCATCTTCTTGTTTACTTTAATGTGTATATAACAAATTTGTATCTGACACTTCTTgcaaagaaagaaggagacaTACACTGTATTTCCCACACTCCTTTTActctcacaacaaccttgtgaaatAAGTTAGAGAAATGATGCCTACTTCAAGGTCAGCCACAGAGCTTAATGGTTATATGAATATCCTTTAGCCCAGTGAATGCTGAAAATAAAACATCCAACATTTCTGGCTGCATTCACTCACCCTTCTCTCTTGTTTCAGttcttcaatcccccccccccgctctcccaccaccaccatttcccaATTTCTCACCTGGGTATCTGAAGGCTTCATACTGGGGTGCCTGACTCTGGGGGTACCCAGTTCCAGGAGGTGGGGGTGGCCGCAGAGGGTAAGAGCCCCCATACTGTGAgaacatctctgagggatggtaCATGGGATGCTGAAGGAAGCCTGGGAGCCAGAACTCTTGGATTCTTTTGGAGGGGCTGGGGATCCTAGTGGATTAGAACAGGTGAAGAAAGCCAGCTAAAACAGGAAGCCAAGGCCCAGTGCCTTCTGTCAGTAAGGAGGCAGGTTTAGAGGGTTAGAAAAATGGTGGCAGGACAGTATGGCCCTGGGAAGGAACGGAATATGGTTTTTTGGAATAGGAAGAAGGGAAGCCTGCTAGGTTGAGGGCTGGGAGCTAGGTTTCCTTGGTTCTGTCTCATGAGCAAGTCTAGGATGCGTCCACCTCCAGCTCTCTTCTCTTCCTGAGGAGCCCCTGACTGGGGCTGTATTTATGATTCTGCCAAAGCTCTTTGAAGTGAGACCCCAAATGGCACATTCACACCTCTAGAGGGGAGGGATTTGGGGCTGAAGGCAGGGGAGTTGGAGGAGAGAAGTAGCAGGGAcatacattctcagccccaggatGTCCCATCTTTACTCACCTTCTAGCTATTTCTAGCAGTGTCCCTCTATTTTATCCAACTTCctcctttgtttttatttcatcccTAACCTGAGTGTCCTCATACAAGAAATTGTCTTCCATGTCTGATACATTCTATCTCAGACTGCTCCTCAGCTATATGAATATGCCAGCCCTAGCCcacctatccccccccccatgtcaagCTCCTCAACTCCATCTCAAACTTCATTAAGAGTGTTGGCTGAGCCCCTTTCTGTGCCCACTACTTGAATCTTCCTAATTGCCTAATTAACACTCTGACTCCAAAGTTTCCTGATTGATCCTGACCTATGGGATCCTTGGTTTTACAAGtaggtggggggtgggtgggtgccaTGGTCATTTATCATCCAGATGTTTTCACAGCTGGGCAGGACAGCTGCAAGAGGCTGCCAAATCCTGGAAGTGGAGATTGGGGTCTAGGGAGTTATAGCCACATTTGCAGTCATGAGGATACCTGGTTTTCTGTAATCTCATAATGCAACAATTTTTAAATAGTACTTCTAATTGGTCATGCTTAGTATAATCAAGAGGTTATATTATCATATACTTGAGTCGCTATTTTCAACAGAATAGCAATTAAGTACTGTGGTGCTTGACAATGTTGTACCATCTATGGGAAGGACACAGCAGTCACATTGAACATGTACAGTAGTAAATTGGATACCTCCACATCAAACCTTTTAAGGCAGTGTGttcacaataaaaataacaaagattGCACAGAGCcagcactatttatttatttatctttgtttTCATCTTGCCCTTCCTGTTTATTTGTGCATAATCAACAACTTGCATGTagttacttgtgtgtgtgtgtgtgtgtgtgtgtgtgtgtgtgtaacttacTCTCCTCCTGCTGCATCTGATAAAGTaaacaagtctacaaaagcttatgatacaacttcttctacacaattagtctcaaatgtgTTGCAGGATCCGCTTGTATACTGTTCTTCTACTGTTTATGACGAAGAGCTAGAAACTAGGTGAGGTACTGAAATCCCATTCTTGATTAGTAATCTTTCAACTCTGCCTTGGGTAGTTCACCAGGAATTCCTCATGCTTCCAGCGTTAGCTCAATGGTCTTAAGGATTAGAAATGTAAAACACAGAATGAAGAATTGTTGACCAGTACCAGTTGCTACACCTGTAAATTTTACTTGTGCATGATTGTCAAGTATTCAGCGTTATCAACCAGCATCTCTTATCACCAGGGGTATACCAACTGTTAGTAATAAGGAGGAGGGAAACCCAGAAGCAGATTGTGTCACAGATCATGAAGTGCTAATATAAAAATTTGGAGTAAATTTAAAGAAGAACACCAAACTGATCATTGTGCCAAACTACAGCCTGAAGAACATCCCAGTAGAATGTAAATACTATGTAAAAACTAGGGTTGTACTATTAAGCCTAATGTTCCAAGAGCCAATAGGACTCTGGACCAAAACAAGGGACGTTGTTAGGGAAGAATACGAAGTCTTTATCTGCATCCAAAATGAAAGAGCCTTAATGAATGACAGAAGAACTCTTTAAATGGTTAAGccaggtgaaaggcaaaagtaaaGGATGACAGAAATACagtcagaatcctgaatgcaGCTATTGGGTGACTTGTGCATTGGGGCAAAGAGAACTATAATaacaatcaatgcaaagaaacaaTAGACAACAAAAAAGGTAGAACAAGAGACCTTTTCTACAAGTTTAGAGAAATCAGAGATAAATTttaaccaagagtggggat from Sceloporus undulatus isolate JIND9_A2432 ecotype Alabama chromosome 6, SceUnd_v1.1, whole genome shotgun sequence carries:
- the LOC121933177 gene encoding T-box transcription factor TBX6-like → MYHPSEMFSQYGGSYPLRPPPPPGTGYPQSQAPQYEAFRYPDLDATPKLDSFFPALEPPGRLLPPGPAHPYGSGQALPSVPPPTPRLPPGIRMNLENGELWKRFSGIGTEMIITKAGR